A window of the Zeugodacus cucurbitae isolate PBARC_wt_2022May chromosome 2, idZeuCucr1.2, whole genome shotgun sequence genome harbors these coding sequences:
- the LOC105210166 gene encoding uncharacterized protein LOC105210166, with protein sequence MVGPFMQGVLLMGIIYWYTKGMLSLINDYYRSEIQRKMQIDEPLNETSDFIYVDQIVEHHLAKLNEGEQQQTVGEITEELEINVSNEVEMEKQIIYYEDVDTRHVCRRAQRLEEFFRLVKVTKNICWLNETIWATKI encoded by the coding sequence ATGGTCGGACCCTTCATGCAGGGTGTGCTTCTCATGGGCATTATCTATTGGTACACCAAGGGTATGCTCTCGTTGATCAACGATTACTATCGCAGCGAAATTCAACGTAAAATGCAAATTGACGAACCGTTGAATGAAACGAGCGATTTCATTTATGTCGATCAAATAGTCGAACATCATTTGGCGAAGCTGAACGAGGGggagcaacaacaaacagttgGGGAAATAACAGAAGAGTTGGAAATCAATGTTAGTAATGAAGTAGaaatggaaaaacaaataatttattatgaagaCGTGGATACAAGACATGTCTGCAGACGTGCGCAACGTCTGGAAGAGTTCTTTAGATTAGtgaaagtaacaaaaaatatttgttggttAAATGAGACGATATGGGCGACGAAGATATGA
- the LOC105210167 gene encoding uncharacterized protein LOC105210167 encodes MKPKKGAFANSSSGYGKSRNSYRNNAGKQEEADAKLEVKLKADKAQELHSEKDLNSGFGDYLRSPEAVEIMKLFVFANTIMLIVTMAWPNLKEQYYMLREWLESFQVAQ; translated from the exons ATGAAGCCTAAGAAAGGCGCGTTTGCCAACTCCTCATCGGGTTATGGCAAATCGCGGAATAGCTATCGCAATAATGCTGGCAAGCAGGAGGAAGCCGACGCCAAGCTAGAGGTGAAACTCAAGGCAGACAAGGCCCAGGAGTTGCACTCGGAGAAAGATCTAAACTCTGGTTTTGGCGATTACTTGCGTTCGCCGGAAG CCGTGGAAATTATGAAGCTCTTTGTTTTCGCCAACACCATCATGCTGATTGTTACAATGGCCTGGCCGAATTTAAAAGAACAATACTACATGTTGAGAGAATGGTTGGAGTCTTTCCAAGTGGCGCAGTAA